The following coding sequences lie in one Fusarium poae strain DAOMC 252244 chromosome 1, whole genome shotgun sequence genomic window:
- a CDS encoding hypothetical protein (BUSCO:35500at5125), translating into MKNKATTESGPESPTTARPLDLDDDDVQESGVLGGDDGNTTTTAVATNTSQSKAPAQAQAPTSPNEAAPPKPPRPVSETQQNEAILKEAFPSVEISVIKAVLRASGGRVEPAFNALLELTDPDAAQNEPADVPPPQPPRPQNRSQMSQMEADELYARQLAEHYDNVGAYENRTANRGANDGRQRQGQQGPEWGDDREHSFLDDDLPVIRENLRKGFFETQEKVNGWITNLKKKIEENFDESEEQAQRQGQPFRRPGESSRRSGDYDRYDADPQVLSDDFAGMKFSSDGSEYRKHNAPKQILTILAPMNRPMANTGMYKPPPPSTSPKPSNGRRVGFKEETEEINMYDSSPRVPPKDAAPSSGTRGSKWQPMSAVEPSPIVENDPFSLGDSEDERETHQKSKDDKTDDSERLKKATAEAMADSLAESKETDAKKN; encoded by the exons ATGAAGAACAAGGCCACCACCGAGAGTGGCCCTGAGTCGCCTACTACTGCCCGACCCCTTGAtctcgacgatgacgatgtccAGGAATCCGGCGTCTTAGGAGGTGACGATGGCAACACCACAACTACTGCTGTCGCCACAAACACCTCCCAGTCCAAGGCTCCTGCCCAGGCCCAGGCCCCGACTTCTCCAAACGAGGCAGCGCCTCCTAAACCTCCCCGTCCTGTCTCTGAAACTCAACAGAATGAGGCCATACTCAAGGAAGCTTTCCCTAGTGTAGAGATTAGTGTCATCAAGGCTGTGCTGAGAGCCAGCGGTGGTCGCGTTGAGCCTGCGTTCAACGCTTTGCTGG AGTTGACTGACCCCGATGCTGCTCAAAACGAACCTGCCGATGTCCCACCTCCTCAGCCCCCCAGGCCCCAGAACCGATCTCAGATGTCGCAAATGGAGGCCGATGAACTATATGCGCGCCAGCTCGCGGAGCACTATGACAATGTCGGTGCCTACGAGAACCGAACTGCCAACCGTGGAGCCAACGATGGACGACAAAGACAGGGACAACAAGGTCCAGAATGGGGCGACGATCGCGAGCACAGCTTCCTCGACGACGACCTCCCCGTCATTCGCGAAAACCTTCGAAAAGGGTTCTTTGAGACACAGGAAAAGGTCAACGGATGGATCACAAACCTGAAAAAAAAGATTGAGGAGAATTTCGATGAAAGCGAGGAGCAGGCACAAAGACAAGGACAGCCTTTCCGTCGTCCTGGAGAGTCTAGCCGCCGGAGCGGTGATTATGATCGATATGATGCGGACCCTCAAGTGCTCAGCGATGACTTCGCTGGTATGAAGTTCTCATCTGATGGAAGTGAGTATCGCAAACACAATGCGCCAAAGCAAATATTGACGATTTTAGCACCCATGAACCGGCCCATGGCCAACACTGGCATGTACAAGCCCCCGcctccatcaacttcacCCAAGCCTAGCAACGGCCGACGAGTTGGATTCAAGGAGGAGACAGAAGAAATCAACATGTACGACTCATCACCAAGAGTGCCACCCAAGGATGCGGCCCCCAGCAGCGGTACAAGAGGAAGCAAGTGGCAACCTATGTCCGCCGTTGAGCCAAGTCCCATCGTAGAGAACGATCCATTCAGCTTGGGAGATAGTGAAGATGAGAGGGAGACACATCAGAAGTCCAAGGATGATAAGACTGACGATAGCGAGCGCCTGAAGAAGGCGACTGCTGAAGCCATGGCTGACAGTCTAGCCGAGTCAAAAGAGACAGACGCAAAGAAGAATTAG
- the NUC2 gene encoding anaphase-promoting complex subunit Apc3 (BUSCO:3683at5125) produces MSPPLDPITLSTYPLPAAHTKFGKQIQKRQLEVPEYAASFVNYKALKKLIKKLSATPTLTSQNDVLRSATPVDSQAALQANKATFFFQLERELDKVNAFYMQKEAELKIRLKTLLDKKKVLQSRQGISRRSAKFTTLEEGFQQFATDLNKLQQFVEINGTAFSKILKKWDKTSKSKTKELYLSRAVEVQPFFNATVISELSDQATTSLQELGAWSDGIQVNFQSGHVVTSQHFVGTDEGDADTLLLDTVITGNLESLKDLLLRMRSANEAVDGDSSLMERITRTFLAAISEAPQESLRVLLDTGLVDLHSYDDINERNCLHQAAIYGKQYVLEWGLSVNVVVDRTDVYGRVPLHYASLHGRLEMLKVLLDANQRTIDLTDHDNFTPLIHSIIHGHLSCIELLLARSARIDPVSDADHVPLNLACEHGSVAVVEMLLKHGANILPDAEGLYPQHLVARAGQTSELLLLLKEFGADLDQIDKLYGWTPLVHSASEGNVDCLQALLKVGVDASIVDEKDLPAMYYAAWEGHLACMKLLTPFNTRPRASPFMVQPALGPMDSSTAPLPMSLDPDAIPELELPPPIIPLRRYGHNFLDTKTVVQISFGDVDEQPLVFFQDGKYPAARLTISSKVSDLIPKNIILPFQEDTRIVSFQVDNLETFSLDIDVFPTYGAKVIAKTVALSSIFKGLQGTSVCCLPLFDPRLRAIGQISFTVQVIKPFQGKPLEITDFETYWKATSQFNQPTNAIVTGSSLSGDYVRLFVQYTSDGVPVLWPRWTITCAGLDIPVCRLTLEQFGSMTIRSNSRADLPSLINKSSESIAEVYHILATAGVTLQEALALLNPGTHVNLQVLYPTSEEEKAFSLGPALDANIFVDSILNIVFEHARTQRAQSPDVVRSIVFSSYSPRLCTALNWKQPNFPVFLCNDLGREENSGGNDMALSSGRRSASIKEVVRIAQSNNFMGLICYSPLLEMVPALVDAIKSHGLALVTDKSSDSPNASPMTDPFPRPPKGVDGVLKSHGILRFNDSIDM; encoded by the exons ATGTCTCCGCCGCTGGACCCTATAACGCTATCTACCTATCCCCTCCCTGCTGCACACAC GAAGTTTGGCAAGCAGAtccagaaacgtcagctcgAGGTGCCCGAATATGCTGCCAGCTTTGTCAACTACAAGGCCCTCAAAAAG CTCATCAAGAAGCTGTCTGCAACCCCTACCCTAACATCACAAAACGATGTTCTCCGCTCAGCCACCCCCGTGGACTCCCAGGCCGCTCTTCAAGCCAACAAGGcgaccttcttcttccaactg GAACGAGAACTCGACAAGGTCAATGCCTTTTACATGCAGAAAGAAGCCGAG CTCAAAATTCGCCTCAAGACACTCCTAGACAAGAAGAAAGTGTTGCAGTCCCGTCAAGGCATCTCCAGGCGCTCTGCCAAATTCACAACCCTCGAGGAAGGCTTCCAACAGTTTGCTACAGACTTGAACAAGCTGCAGCAGTTTGTTGAGATCAATGGTACCGCCTTTTCTAAGATCTTGAAGAAGTGGGACAAGACATCGAaatccaagaccaaggagcTATACCTATCAAGGGCTGTCGAGGTTCAACCTTTCTTCAATGCAACAGTCATAAGCGAACTGTCTGACCAAGCCACCACGAGTCTACAAGAACTCGGTGCTTGGTCAGACGGTATCCAGGTAAATTTCCAGTCTGGGCATGTTGTAACATCGCAGCACTTCGTTGGTACTGATGAGGGAGACGCCGATACATTGCTTCTTGACACTGTCATCACAGGAAACCTTGAATCATTGAAGGATCTCCTCTTACGGATGCGCTCTGCAAACGAGGCTGTCGATGGTGATAGTTCGTTGATGGAGAGGATCACACGCACCTTTTTGGCAGCTATATCCGAAGCCCCGCAAGAGTCTCTACGAGTACTTCTTGACACAGGTCTCGTTGATCTCCATTCTTACGATGACATCAACGAAAGGAATTGCTTGCACCAGGCCGCCATCTATGGGAAGCAGTATGTATTGGAATGGGGGTTGTCTGTCAATGTCGTTGTGGACAGGACAGATGTCTATGGCCGAGTCCCTCTGCATTATGCCAGCCTTCATGGGAGATTGGAGATGCTGAAGGTCCTTCTTGATG CAAACCAACGGACGATCGATCTTACAGACCACGATAACTTCACCCCCTTGATCCATTCTATCATCCACGGCCATCTCAGCTGTATCGAACTTCTCCTTGCTAGATCCGCACGCATTGACCCAGTTTCTGACGCCGATCACGTACCACTCAACCTCGCTTGCGAACATGGCTCTGTCGCTGTTGTCGAAATGCTTTTGAAGCACGGGGCCAATATCTTGCCTGATGCTGAAGGCCTATATCCCCAGCATCTCGTAGCAAGGGCAGGCCAAACATCGgagctccttctccttctcaaaGAGTTTGGCGCTGATTTGGACCAAATTGACAAGCTGTATGGATGGACACCTTTGGTCCATTCTGCAAGCGAAGGAAACGTCGACTGTCTTCAAGCACTTCTCAAGGTTGGAGTTGACGCCAGTATTGTGGACGAGAAGGACCTTCCTGCGATGTATTACGCTGCTTGGGAAGGACATCTTGCATGTATGAAACTGCTAACTCCTTTTAACACACGCCCACGAGCCAGCCCCTTTATGGTGCAGCCTGCCTTGGGTCCTATGGATTCAAGTACTGCACCACTACCCATGTCACTTGACCCTGATGCGATCCCCGAGCTCGAGCTTCCTCCCCCGATCATACCATTACGCAGATATGGTCACAATTTCCTCGACACCAAGACTGTCGTCCAAATCTCGTTCGGGGATGTGGATGAGCAACCCCTTGTTTTCTTCCAGGATGGCAAGTACCCTGCCGCTCGTCTCACCATTTCTTCCAAAGTTTCGGATCTCATACCCAAGAACATTATCTTGCCGTTCCAAGAAGACACCCGCATTGTTTCCTTCCAGGTTGACAACTTGGAAACTTTCAGCCTGGATATTGACGTGTTCCCTACCTATGGCGCAAAGGTTATTGCCAAGACAGTTGCTCTATCGAGTATTTTCAAGGGACTGCAGGGCACTTCTGTATGCTGTTTGCCTTTATTCGACCCCCGTCTTCGTGCCATTGGCCAAATCAGCTTTACGGTGCAGGTTATCAAGCCGTTCCAGGGCAAGCCTTTGGAGATCACCGACTTTGAGACGTATTGGAAAGCAACCAGCCAATTCAACCAACCGACGAACGCTATCGTAACAGGCTCGAGCCTCTCTGGCGACTATGTGCGACTCTTTGTTCAATACACAAGTGATGGCGTTCCTGTACTTTGGCCTCGATGGACTATAACCTGCGctggtcttgatattcctgttTGTCGATTGACGCTGGAACAGTTCGGATCTATGACCATCAGGAGCAACAGTCGGGCAGATTTACCCAGTTTGATAAACAAATCATCTGAGAGCATCGCCGAGGTATACCACATTCTGGCTACTGCTGGCGTGACGCTTCAAGAAGCCCTTGCACTTCTCAACCCTGGCACGCACGTCAACCTTCAGGTCCTGTATCCTACAtcggaagaagaaaaagcatTTTCTCTTGGACCTGCGTTGGATGCCAACATTTTTGTTGATTCAATCCTCAATATTGTGTTTGAACATGCCCGAACACAACGCGCGCAGTCACCTGATGTTGTGCGGTCGATCGTCTTCAGCAGCTACAGCCCCCGATTGTGCACAGCATTGAACTGGAAACAGCCAAACTTCCCTGTCTTCTTGTGCAACGACCTGGGCCGAGAGGAGAACTCGGGAGGTAACGACATGGCGTTGAGTAGCGGAAGGCGCAGCGCCTCGATCAAGGAAGTCGTGCGAATTGCTCAGAGCAACAACTTTATGGGATTGATATGTTATTCCCCACTATTG GAAATGGTACCGGCCCTTGTGGATGCTATCAAGTCTCATGGACTGGCATTGGTGACGGACAAATCGTCAGACTCACCCAACGCAAGCCCTATGACAGATCCTTTTCCGCGACCGCCCAAGGGAGTTGACGGAGTTTTGAAGAGCCACGGCATTCTGCGTTTCAACGATTCGATAGACATGTAG
- a CDS encoding hypothetical protein (TransMembrane:1 (i68-85o)~BUSCO:45366at5125), with protein sequence MSQQLALPRLVRRRLAAVLKTRTVTLRPAQRRWSTPAPKPGDGPMMSRRADRELPDISDVTFRWRRTFPIFLLIVAASSVAIFNYQKMSSPVVSSTLYALRTNSEARALLGDEIYFRHQIPWIHGEMNQLHGRIDIWFSVRGTKGEGVMRFASNRPTSKGFFSTTEWSLTMADGTRLDLLDSGDPFRALVGGGGDDLPPLEDDAPTRGFRKQVEYK encoded by the exons ATGTCGCAACAACTAGCGCTTCCTCGGCTTGTCCGTAGGAGACTTGCGGCTGTCTTAAAAACCAGGACTGTCACATTGAGACCTGCTCAAAGAAGATGGTCAACTCCCGCGCCCAAGCCTGGCGATGGGCCTATGATGTCGAGGAGGGCAGACAGAGAGCTCCCGG ATATCTCTGATGTGACATTTCGCTGGCGCCGCACATTCcccatcttcctcctcatcgtGGCCGCTTCGTCGGTCGCCATCTTCAACTACCAAAAGATGTCATCACCCGTCGTCTCATCGACTCTCTACGCCCTGCGAACCAATTCCGAGGCCCGAGCTCTTCTCGGAGACGAGATCTACTTCCGACATCAGATTCCTTGGATCCATGGCGAGATGAACCAGTTGCACGGCCGCATTGATATCTGGTTCTCTGTGCGCGGCACAAAGGGCGAGGGTGTTATGCGCTTTGCCAGCAACCGACCTACTAGCAAGGGATTCTTCTCGACTACAGAGTGGAGTCTCACTATGGCAGACGGCACAAGGCTGGATCTTCTGGACAGCGGCGATCCTTTCAGGGCGCTTGTCGGTGGTGGAGGGGATGACTTGCCTCCGCTAGAGGATGATGCTCCTACAAGAGGATTCCGAAAGCAAGTTGAATACAAGTGA
- a CDS encoding hypothetical protein (TransMembrane:4 (i56-73o79-95i172-192o198-216i)): MPNQHGTTARLRRTFHYPEEDSTDSQPEALDEQEQEDFINQLAAENAARDLQFRRFLLAIPLLATIPYLPALINPPTTMLALLSLTSLFSTAYLLHHHPPASSGIPFLDNWARPKTPRPTRPPSLSTRDSSGVFDDDEEDEVDDVPYVPRGRPRQRRSSFSYVETRSPLETYLPFLNIGLGVVLILMAWVIGRTKSEAVWPGMGYLPLVVYAIILISKMVMGSVDPEKELVSLKYDYKGA, from the exons ATGCCGAATCAGCACGGCACAACCGCCCGTTTGAGGCGTACATTTCATTATCCAGAGGAGGACTCTACAGATTCACAGCCAGAAGCTCTTGATGAGCAAG AGCAAGAGGACTTTATCAACCAACTGGCCGCCGAGAATGCTGCCCGTGATCTTCAGTTCCGTCGCTTCCTTCTGGCCATCCCCCTACTTGCCACCATCCCCTACCTTCCAGCTCTCATAAACCCCCCTACAACGATGCTAGCTCTTCTCAGCTTAACATCTCTATTCTCAACGGCATACTTACTACACCACCATCCGCCCGCATCTTCAGGGATTCCTTTCCTCGATAACTGGGCACGGCCCAAAACTCCGCGACCCACACGCCCACCATCGCTGTCAACAAGAGACTCTTCCGGTGTctttgacgacgacgaggaggacgaggtAGACGATGTTCCTTATGTTCCTCGTGGGCGACCGCGACAGCGCAGAAGCTCATTCAGCTACGTCGAGACGCGATCGCCGCTTGAAACTTACCTACCTTTCCTAAATATAGGTCTAGGTGTTGTTTTGATTTTGATGGCTTGGGTAATAGGCAGAACAAAAAGTGAAGCTGTGTGGCCCGGAATGGGGTACTTGCCATTGGTGGTCTATGCGATTATTTTGATTTCAAAGATGGTCATGGGCAGTGTCGACCCGGAGAAGGAGCTGGTGTCGCTCAAGTATGATTACAAGGGCGCTTAA
- a CDS encoding hypothetical protein (BUSCO:6262at5125), producing the protein MAETRRLTDLIHGHVGRLTYLPPEKATTQIGTFHTSRITSEGEFSEQPLAPTQNIDQVSSAPHFKVIGSSAQLYPPSKSPSPEVSSNLWQERRIQKRWLLQAHPEAFMGNSAVSTLLEENMNRYSRVEGEISDRPLLSIGQMTNVSDQWRVAGSPMLAAATGESGELLRLARVDQSKWQWGNDKHTTLQPSVIDPDDPEEEAIWASDGLPISQVKFATSMSRYDAIRWLIVQKQTSTTILNPEYHKIPVAQSSTADLNIQHPRLSRIDPNPIMTISHKMTGGNAQMDVAFNPNSKGQSPQIAIVDECGYWSIWDTLGGRTRIRLSSCKFGHISDGLLDEIPSTTEHNAEKHGILFVGAAEVDSFWEDESQNADEFEESAKRSSHLLIWNREKYEVIDLESHIALPQLSLLARPKSKPDAILDIKISPANQNHIFVLTMRTLYWIDLFATRREEDSSSKKPTILISCPRLLDREALRMTTCLTTEGKQQAVMVFVFSPTHRQLQTYWFGHSKQNGLPYWHRDVLSLPSRGNAVQGDIQSVEINPAKLSQDGKPSSGPGADYYRAGVQFYQGSILSKDLGVQYCICVSVKDRKMQITLPTGRLVRSKTDQAQRWRKKRKQFLRHMGNAFVLPDGMADNINEVVKRHDRSNEIDIMKNEASAVLGPVHLKLDFMCQHLQRTLIAISENVHDIPPVLLYAIQENIAEGTAEGRLPLKTWKEIGDQTGSMDLSSYNKAELPDILDLFLDDDGQTVVTQLGRQTSEEWIRELVSLSHLNQTYVDLWLDPVEGRLPEEEEEIRRGWIADLAKDMFLATAGVMVQDIPLLGAASQEGNEQPQPIQSSAMRIRSSQSSDGGIPSSPPSTTSNITSDAAIRRLQLLAPSLQLDKMETAKQSSVLSRWPTERGVTTDGYISSVAIASDRKFEDAKLRLQRIESKRRAHAEKYRLPPTMRQSGESTPKSKKSSKIRTGGLGAPPRSSQMRPQREDPAELPPMPAPPMPAQFMSSQQGIPSSSQSQGIFGPSIAMSQPVSGIFGDRKKAKKPKRKSGFR; encoded by the coding sequence ATGGCTGAGACAAGACGACTCACGGACCTGATTCACGGTCACGTAGGAAGACTTACTTATTTACCTCCAGAAAAGGCGACAACTCAAATTGGCACTTTTCATACCAGTCGCATTACATCTGAAGGTGAGTTTTCAGAACAACCACTTGCGCCCACCCAAAATATTGACCAAGTCTCTTCAGCACCGCACTTTAAAGTCATTGGGTCTTCAGCACAGCTGTATCCGCCTTCGAAGTCTCCATCTCCAGAGGTCTCTTCCAATCTCTGGCAAGAACGGAGAATTCAGAAACGATGGCTTCTTCAGGCTCATCCTGAAGCCTTCATGGGCAATTCAGCCGTCTCGACACTACTGGAAGAGAACATGAACCGCTACTCCAGGGTCGAGGGGGAGATCAGCGACCGACCCCTGCTCTCCATCGGCCAGATGACGAATGTGTCTGATCAGTGGAGAGTTGCAGGATCACCGATGCTCGCAGCTGCTACAGGGGAATCGGGAGAACTACTAAGACTGGCCCGAGTTGATCAATCAAAGTGGCAGTGGGGGAATGACAAGCACACGACACTTCAACCCTCTGTGATTGACCCCGATGATCCCGAGGAAGAAGCCATTTGGGCCAGTGATGGCCTACCGATTTCCCAAGTCAAATTCGCAACCAGCATGTCACGATACGATGCCATCCGCTGGCTCATTGTTCAGAAGCAGACTTCGACCACTATCCTCAACCCGGAGTATCACAAAATTCCGGTGGCCCAGTCATCTACCGCCGACCTTAATATTCAGCATCCTCGACTATCAAGAATTGATCCCAACCCAATCATGACCATCTCACATAAGATGACCGGCGGTAATGCGCAGATGGATGTCGCCTTCAACCCGAATTCCAAAGGTCAATCACCTCAGATTGCTATCGTCGACGAGTGCGGATATTGGTCCATATGGGACACCCTGGGAGGCAGAACGAGAATTCGACTATCGTCTTGTAAGTTCGGGCACATTTCAGACGGGCTGCTAGACGAAATTCCCTCCACGACAGAGCATAATGCAGAAAAGCACGGGATTCTTTTTGTCGGTGCTGCCGAAGTGGACAGTTTCTGGGAGGATGAATCGCAGAATGCCGACGAGTTTGAAGAGTCGGCAAAGCGGTCAAGTCATTTGTTGATATGGAACAGAGAAAAGTATGAAGTGATCGATCTTGAATCGCACATAGCTCTACCACAGCTATCGCTTTTAGCTCGTCCAAAGTCCAAGCCTGACGCCATTCTTGATATCAAGATCAGTCCCGCAAACCAAAATCACATCTTTGTCTTGACTATGCGGACCCTTTACTGGATTGACTTATTTGCgacgagaagagaagaggattCATCGTCGAAAAAACCGACCATCTTGATTTCTTGCCCCCGACTGCTGGACAGAGAGGCGTTGCGTATGACAACCTGCCTTACTACCGAGGGCAAACAACAAGCTGTTATGGTGTTTGTCTTTTCTCCGACCCATAGACAGCTTCAAACATATTGGTTTGGGCATTCAAAGCAAAATGGCCTTCCATACTGGCATCGCGATGTTCTTAGTCTGCCCAGTCGGGGTAATGCTGTTCAAGGGGATATCCAGTCGGTAGAGATCAACCCCGCCAAGCTCAGTCAAGATGGAAAGCCGTCCTCTGGCCCAGGAGCTGATTATTATCGTGCAGGTGTTCAATTCTATCAAGGGAGCATTTTGAGCAAGGATCTAGGGGTACAGTATTGCATTTGTGTTTCTGTCAAAGACCGCAAAATGCAAATTACGCTACCCACTGGACGTCTCGTGCGGTCCAAGACGGACCAAGCGCAGCGATGGCGGAAAAAACGCAAGCAATTTCTCCGACATATGGGCAACGCGTTTGTACTTCCAGATGGCATGGCTGACAACATCAATGAGGTCGTAAAGCGCCACGATCGATCTAACGAAATAGATATCATGAAGAATGAGGCATCTGCAGTCTTGGGGCCTGTACACCTCAAACTGGATTTTATGTGTCAACATCTTCAGCGAACTCTTATTGCTATCTCTGAGAACGTTCACGACATTCCTCCTGTTCTTCTTTATGCTATTCAGGAGAACATTGCAGAAGGCACAGCGGAAGGACGGCTCCCCCTAAAAACTTGGAAAGAGATTGGTGACCAAACAGGGTCCATGGATCTTTCTAGTTACAACAAAGCAGAGCTCCCGGACATACTTGACTTGTTCTTGGACGATGATGGGCAAACAGTGGTCACACAGCTAGGAAGACAAACTTCGGAGGAGTGGATTCGAGAACTTGTCAGTTTGTCACATCTCAACCAAACGTATGTCGATCTCTGGCTTGACCCTGTAGAAGGGAGGCTgcctgaagaagaagaggaaataaGGAGAGGTTGGATAGCAGACTTGGCCAAGGATATGTTTCTAGCAACAGCTGGTGTTATGGTTCAAGATATACCGCTTCTAGGGGCAGCAAGCCAAGAGGGGAACGAGCAACCACAGCCTATACAATCGAGTGCGATGCGAATAAGGTCATCACAATCATCGGATGGTGGCATTCCTTCCTCGCCTCCAAGCACGACATCTAACATCACCAGCGATGCAGCGATCAGGCGATTGCAGCTTCTCGCACCCTCGTTACAGTTGGACAAGATGGAAACTGCCAAACAATCAAGTGTTTTGTCGCGCTGGCCAACCGAGCGTGGTGTCACAACAGATGGCTACATTTCTAGCGTTGCCATTGCCAGCGATAGAAAGTTTGAGGATGCAAAGTTACGACTACAGAGGATTGAAAGCAAGCGAAGGGCACACGCAGAAAAGTACAGACTACCACCAACTATGCGACAAAGCGGCGAATCCACACCCAAGTCCAAGAAGTCGTCGAAAATTCGGACAGGAGGACTCGGTGCACCACCACGATCCTCTCAAATGCGTCCACAGAGAGAAGATCCCGCAGAGTTGCCGCCTATGCCAGCTCCACCAATGCCTGCGCAGTTCATGTCGAGCCAGCAGGGAATACCAAGCTCATCTCAGAGCCAAGGCATATTCGGGCCTTCGATTGCCATGAGCCAGCCGGTATCAGGTATTTTCGGGGACAGGAAGAAGGCCAAAAAGCCCAAGAGGAAGAGTGGATTCAGATAA